The genomic stretch TATTGTGCTGTTTGCAGCATCTCTCAAAAAATACCCGGATTGTGCGTTCCGCCATTTTTGGGCGGAGTCAGCGCATTTTTATCAGGGCAACAGCGTCTCTTTTTTCCGCAAGCTGATACCTAATAATTTTCTTGCCTGCTGTAAAGGAGAAAGGCAACTTCAGCTGCATGGAAAAAACATCGCTCCTGCTTGTTTTCGATTTGAATCTTGTGTACTTTGAAAGGCAATTTCAAATTTATAGAGAAGAAGAGGGGAGCAGAAGGTGAAGAGAAAGGTGAAGAAAGAAGATTTTCAGGATGGAATAGCGTTGCTGAGGCAGCCGGTGTTACCGCTGGCCTTTATGGTCCAATTCATGTATCAGCTCAGCGGCCCCGAGGCAAAGATTGAAGATATCATTGCCGAGATGACCGAGCCGATTGAGACCGCCTACGCGGTCTACGCGGAGCCGGACAAGTTGCTGCGCTGTTATCTTGATCAGCTGCAATTATTGGAAAAATTGGGAAATGTGGATGCTGACCAGCAACCGGATGAACTGGACGCTGAGGTGGTGGACGAGTCTGGCCAACCGGTGGATGCGATAACGGCCTGCACGGCTTTGATCAATCAGCGCATTTTGGAAGCAGAATTGGAGGAGATCAACTCCCGGCTCTGTGCGCCTTGTAACTGTACGCTCTGCTGCGTGGGACCGGAGAAAGGGATGGCCCATGAATTCTTTGAGATTCCCTTGCAGGCTTCGGAAACGGAACTCTTTGCCCTTCCCCGTCATGACACACCTGAGAGTCGGAGCAGGCTGGCCCTTGATTCGGGGACGGATGATGGTGGTGTTTTGCAGGTCGATGGTCGTCCTTTTTATCACGGTGCTGATGCGGATCAATGCGGTACCGGCACCCCGGAACTGGTGCATTGGCAAAACGGCTGGAGCATGATTCTGCCTAAGGACTCATCCTGCCCCGCTCTTGAGCTGAACGGACGCTGCACCGTGTACAGTCAACGCCCCCAGGTTTGCCGCCGTCCGCAGATCTTCAGTTATATTCTTGAACCGATGGAACAGAGCAGAAAATATATGATGAGAAATTCTCTCCTTGCAGTAACCGACTGCCCTTATGTACAATTCCTGCAAGAGGAAATTACCACCTATGCAGCGGCATGTGAGCTTGACTGTATCCTGAAAGCGAATAAGGGCTGATTTTTCAAACGCCCTCTTTTCGACCGAGAGAGCGGTGGTTTCTGAGAAATTTCCATGAGCGAGTAGATAAGTAGATACCCTTGAGGAGGTGAGAACGAGCGTGTTGAAGCTTACAGCGGTGGTTGACAGGGTACGCGAGCACATCATGATCGACGGGACTGGTCGGCTCTATAAAAAAGAGGTGATACGGATTGTTTTCCCCTCTATTCTGACCATTCTTCTCTTTGTGGTGACCCTTTTTGCTGTCGCCCTGCCGGTGTTTAAGCATAACCTCCTGGCTCAGAAAAAAGCATTGATTGCCGCTGAGGTTCAGACCGTTCTCAGTATGTTGGGACATTATGAACAACTGGTGAACTCCGGCCAGCTTTCCTTAGAGGTAGGGCAGAAGTTGGCAACAGACCAGATCCGAGAAATCCGCTATGGATTTGAAGGGAGAGGGTATTTTTGGATTAACGATACGCAGCCGGTCATGATCATGCATCCACGTTTTCAACGGATGGAGGGTAAGAATCTAGCGGATTTGACGGATTCACAAGGCCGACATCTTTTTCAGGAATTTGTTGTCCTGGCAAAAGAAGATAACGGCGGTTATGCTCAATATTATTGGAAATGGAAAAAAGATCCCGTGCGTATTATACCCAAACTTGCTTATGTGAAACTTTTTAAACCTTGGGGATGGGTTATCGGCACCGGCATTTTTTTTGAAGAAATCAACGATGAAATTGCTCATCTGACGAAGGGGTTACTCTGCATCTCGATCGTTATTGTTACGATCACTCTTTTTCTGTCTCTCTATATTGTTAAGAATTCTTTAGGTGAGATGAAAAAAAGGCTTGTCGCTGAAAAGGAACTCAATCTCTATAAGGATGAGTTGGAAGAACTTGTCGAGCAACGGACGGAAAAATTACAGGAAGCGATGTCCCAGGTGAAAATATTAAGCGGTTTCCTGCCGATATGTGCCTCCTGTAAAAAAATACGGGACGATAAGGGGTATTGGAGCCAGATTGAGACATATATACGAAAGTATTCCGAAGCGGAATTTAGCCACGGTATTTGCCCTGATTGCGCAGCAAAACTGTACCCAGAATTATACGAGGAAAAATAATTTTTTCGGATTGTTATATCCTGTTAGGATTCTTTCTGTTTTTCTTCGTGGGGTGTTCTTCCTCCCTTCTTGTAGCGATATCTTATGATGGACTGAAGGATAAAAAAATTGGCTACGTAAAAAGGAAGATAAAAAATTATCCCCCAAAGAAAGGCATTGCGCAGGTTGTGGCCCAACAGGAAGGCGATGAACGCACTGAATCCGCACCAGAAGAAAATACCTCGGATAACCCTTGGGTACTCAGTACGGATTGTGTACCAGAGATCAAGGATTCGATAGAAGGCGGCTAACACCTGGACACCCACGCACATTCCGAGAAGAAAGACGATAATTTTTCCGACAACCATCATGTTGCCACCCCCGTTTTTGAAGATATTTTAATTTGCGTTTTTCGCTCAGCATGAATGTGCACAATTCCTTGATCGCCGTCAACATAAAGTCGAACACCGCTCCGAATCCGCTTTGTGCATTCCGCGACATCCACCACACAGGGAAGTCCGTATTCTCTGGCTACGGTTCCGGCATGGGAGAGGTAACTCCCCACTTCCACCACCGCTGCCCCTGCGGTGAGAAAGAGCGGGGTCCAGGCTGGGTCCGTGTACGGGGCGATCAGGATTTCTCCGGGCTGTAATTCCGTATTAACGGCAGGGTCTAGGATGACTCGGGCGATTCCCTCGTAAGATCCCGGAGAGGCGGATTTGCCGCGAAGGACTGCGCTGTCTTCAGTGGCCTGTTGATGCGGCTGAAGATTCTCCGACAGGTCGATCCCTACGGTTTTCCGAGGGGGTTTTTGAGAAAAACGGGCGTATTCAAGTCGTCGCTGGCGGAGCCGGTTTTCAACATCAGGCCAGCTTAGCACCCCTTTCAGCATGCTTCTGACCTCGTCTAGCTGGAGAAAGAAAATATCATTTTTGCATTTTAGGATACCTTTGGCCAGGAATTCGCGTTCAATGCTGAGCAACTTTTTGCGAACAAAAGAGAAACCCAAAATATGATAAAATCGGGAATTCTCCCTGAGTTTTATCAGATATCTTGCCTGGGTAAGAAGGAAATTGAGAAGACGTTGGCGTGGACGGAAAAGGCGTTCCAGGGGGAGGGGGGCAAGCTGCTGGCGCAGCGCGGCCTTCAGCGCGGCCCGACTCTGCGCAGGTGTTTTTTTGGGTTGCCTCAGATCCACGTCCGCGAGGAGATAATTACGTATCATGCTGATGACTTGATTCGGACATTCCTCCCAGCGAGGAGATTGCAGCTCAAGTTCTCGCACGGCCCGGTGCCCGTGTTTTGCTAAAAATTGGTCAAAGAGGCGGAGAAATTTTTCCCCCTCCGGTACCCCTCTGATTGTATCCAACACCTGTTCTGTCGGGCAGTGCAGAAGCAGATTCCGTACAGGTTGGTGGCGAGCTGCTTCCTCTGCAACTTTCTTGATTTCACGTCCCATTTCTGCGGAAAATACGTCGTGCTGGCCGGAGCAAAGGAGCGGTATCGTATCCAGAGGGGCATCAGGCCACCAATGCTTGAGAAGCATTGTTAAGAGGCTGGGAAAAAATACGCTGCGGGCCGCTGAAAAATTTGCCATCATGGGGGCATTGCCAATTGGATCAAGTAAGTGAGGCATGATCCATAGGCGTTGCAGGGTTTCGGCTGGACCGTAGTTTGGGTTGCTTTCTGTCTTGTGGCATAAGGACCTGTAATCAGACATGAAATTTGTTGGCATGTTACGAGTGCGGGCGAAGATGCTGCCAAGAGTGAGGTAGCTGTAGCATAATACTGGAAGGAGAATAAGGAGTTTATACAAGGAGATTTGCGTAAACGACAGATCAGCATCAAGGCGTAGATCATAGAGGAGGCTGGCTAATTTCTGATCGGAAAGCCTCAACGGAAGCAGAGGACGCAGGAATCTGAGGTCAAGGTAGAGCCGTCCGTCGATGAGACGGACCACGGGAAAGAGCGCTCGAGAGAGCAGATCCGCCGTCATCGGAGTAAGCGGTTCGGTCAGATTTTCGATATAGGGTTTGCCCAGGACATACTGCCCCACAGGGTCTTTTGTTTGTTCGGTGAGGCCTATGGCGGTGATGGGGCGGGACTGGAGCAGGTAGAAGGCATTATCAGCAATGGCCCATTCCAGATCCTGGGGCGAGCCGAAATACTCTTCTGCCCGGATGGCCCAGGTTGCTACGGTGTTGAGGTGATCGGGCGGCAACGTTTCCTGCTGCTGCATATCCGGGGGAATTTCTTCCAGCCGGGATTCGGCACCGGCCCGGAGGGAGGAGGAAACCATAAAACGCTTGCGGGCGATTCGGCGTTCGCGTTGTTGCAGGGTGTTGCGGTCCAGGATGTAGCGATCCGGTGTCACTCTGCCGTCAACAATGGCGGCCCCCATGCCCCAGGAGGACTCGGTGATGATTTCCTCTGCACCGGAAACCGGGTTGACCGTAAAGGTGATGCCTGAAACCTCAGCCCGGATCATTTCTTGTACCACCACAGCCATCTGCGCGGCACCATGCTCAATCCCACGGGCAAGGCGATAGCTGACCGCCTCGGTATTCCAGAGTGAGGCCCAGCATGAGCGGATCATGTGGAGCAGGTTACTTTGGTCAACATAATAATAGGTCCCGTGTTGCCCGGCAAAACTGGCACCCTGGAGATCTTCTGTGGTTGCGGAACTGCGCACGGCGCAGAGAAGGTCATCCCCTCTTTCCTGGACAAGCTGCTCATGAGCGCTCAGAATGGCCTGGGAAGGGAGGGAAGGCAGCTCAGTCGAGGTTATCGTCTCGCGGATCGGGGCGCAGTATTGTTCCAGCTCTTTGGGTTGGGCTTTGGCAAGTTGATTCAGTTTGTTTTCCAGACCAAGGGATGCAAAGAAATTGCTATATGTCTGCGCGGTGACAACAAAACCGGGAGGAACGGGAAAGTCTACCCCGGTCAGTTCGCCTAGATTGGCCCCTTTTCCGCCGACCTCGGCGGTATCCTTTTTATTGAGAGAAGAAAAGAGGCGAATGTGGGGGCTGGTCATGGGTATCCTGCGCTGTCCTTTGTTGTCCGGTGTGTTTTTAGTCTCAACCTTCTCATATCATGAAGTCGATGATAGCGGATATCCCGGTGGAAGCCAACGAATTTTCATTGGCAGCGATCCCCCTTGCTTTGACCGGGTGCAATCTTGTTATACTGGTACCGTTGTTGAGCAGCAAAAGTCTAAAATTTCATAC from Candidatus Electrothrix communis encodes the following:
- a CDS encoding PEP/pyruvate-binding domain-containing protein, with amino-acid sequence MTSPHIRLFSSLNKKDTAEVGGKGANLGELTGVDFPVPPGFVVTAQTYSNFFASLGLENKLNQLAKAQPKELEQYCAPIRETITSTELPSLPSQAILSAHEQLVQERGDDLLCAVRSSATTEDLQGASFAGQHGTYYYVDQSNLLHMIRSCWASLWNTEAVSYRLARGIEHGAAQMAVVVQEMIRAEVSGITFTVNPVSGAEEIITESSWGMGAAIVDGRVTPDRYILDRNTLQQRERRIARKRFMVSSSLRAGAESRLEEIPPDMQQQETLPPDHLNTVATWAIRAEEYFGSPQDLEWAIADNAFYLLQSRPITAIGLTEQTKDPVGQYVLGKPYIENLTEPLTPMTADLLSRALFPVVRLIDGRLYLDLRFLRPLLPLRLSDQKLASLLYDLRLDADLSFTQISLYKLLILLPVLCYSYLTLGSIFARTRNMPTNFMSDYRSLCHKTESNPNYGPAETLQRLWIMPHLLDPIGNAPMMANFSAARSVFFPSLLTMLLKHWWPDAPLDTIPLLCSGQHDVFSAEMGREIKKVAEEAARHQPVRNLLLHCPTEQVLDTIRGVPEGEKFLRLFDQFLAKHGHRAVRELELQSPRWEECPNQVISMIRNYLLADVDLRQPKKTPAQSRAALKAALRQQLAPLPLERLFRPRQRLLNFLLTQARYLIKLRENSRFYHILGFSFVRKKLLSIEREFLAKGILKCKNDIFFLQLDEVRSMLKGVLSWPDVENRLRQRRLEYARFSQKPPRKTVGIDLSENLQPHQQATEDSAVLRGKSASPGSYEGIARVILDPAVNTELQPGEILIAPYTDPAWTPLFLTAGAAVVEVGSYLSHAGTVAREYGLPCVVDVAECTKRIRSGVRLYVDGDQGIVHIHAERKTQIKISSKTGVAT
- a CDS encoding cache domain-containing protein, with protein sequence MLKLTAVVDRVREHIMIDGTGRLYKKEVIRIVFPSILTILLFVVTLFAVALPVFKHNLLAQKKALIAAEVQTVLSMLGHYEQLVNSGQLSLEVGQKLATDQIREIRYGFEGRGYFWINDTQPVMIMHPRFQRMEGKNLADLTDSQGRHLFQEFVVLAKEDNGGYAQYYWKWKKDPVRIIPKLAYVKLFKPWGWVIGTGIFFEEINDEIAHLTKGLLCISIVIVTITLFLSLYIVKNSLGEMKKRLVAEKELNLYKDELEELVEQRTEKLQEAMSQVKILSGFLPICASCKKIRDDKGYWSQIETYIRKYSEAEFSHGICPDCAAKLYPELYEEK